Genomic segment of Drosophila simulans strain w501 chromosome 2R, Prin_Dsim_3.1, whole genome shotgun sequence:
CCAACtacttaaaattgaaaattgaaccACAGAACGTAATGCACTTCCCAATCAAATGTACATGTTATTTTTCAACATTAGCTAGGTATTTGATACGCATGCATTCAAAATCGTCCACGCCAGGATAAGAATGTAAGATCTAGACTTCTGGCACAGTACTTTTAAAATGCTTGATATCCCTAAGAACTTATTCACGCCTGTTTGTCAATGTGAATCTAAAATATCATGGCGGGTTGTCAACGGATTTATTGTATTCGATTCTTAAGTTGCTATGTCTAAGGAAGAAATCAAACCACTTCGAACTgtgtaataataaaatattcagaCAATTGTATGTGCTTCGTTCAGTGTCGCTGATTTTAAAGGAAGTAAATGTGGGTAATGTATGACCTGACCttgtgctttttatttatgtgtaaGAACTACAAAATGCAgtacatttatttgattagaTAAACAGCTTCTTGTTCGGTTGCCCAACTACCTTTTATTCAAGATTATAgttgaatatataaaaatttagaaTAGTGTATCTTCGAATTTTACGtgctattaaatatttcgcGTCGAAAGTTGAAGtgagttttttaaattttcccgCCCGGCTTGAAATTCACAGGAAATCGTATTTATCAGTTTTTGCCATTCGCAGCGATGCGCCGAGACACCCTACCGCATTCAATACACGTCAacttgtataaataaataaaaaaccagcCAAATAACAAAATCGAGCATTGTGAGACTGAGAAAATGGGTGAACAAGGAGAGGAGACGGGTCAGAAGCCAACGGAGCGTTCCACCAAGGAAGCCTACTTCGAGAGCCTCGCCGTGTGGGCCAAACAGGCGACGCTGGCCCAGAATGCGAAGCTCATGTTTCCCTACTACCTGATGGCTAACTATCCGACCATGTTCCCGGGACTGGCTACTTCCGCTGCCCTCCAAGCAGCAGCCATGGGACATCCCCAAACACTGGCTCAGGGCGCGGCTGCTGCGCCGGGAGAACCAGCTGCATCGCCTGAAAACCCTGCTGCAGAGCCTCGTTCGCCTGCTCCAAACTTCAGCGGCCTGCGGATATTGGGCGAGGCGGCCCAGGTGGATATCATACAGCGTCTGGGCGGCTACGAATACGTTCTGGCGCCTTTTTGGAAGCGCGCCGTGGCGGAGACCATCGACATGTTCATCCTTTTCGTAGTGAAAATCATCATAACCTTCGGGGTGGTCAACCTGTTTAACATAGAGTTCGATGAGGACGTGATTCGTCGCACCCTGGACCAAGAAGACCTCTTCGCGAACTTCTTTGACACATCACTGGATTTTATTTCGATGTCCACCGACCTCCTGCTAATCGAAATGCTGTCCAGGCTCATCGTTTGCTGCTACGAGACGCTGTGGACATCCCTGTTTCATGGGGCTACGCCGGGCAAGTCGCTGATGAAGATACGCATATACTATGTGGAGGCCGTGATGCCGCTTCAGGGGCCGCCCCTTCCACAGTTCGTCCTCCAGCCGCAGAGGGAGCCGATGAGGGCTCTGCTTTATCCGCCACAGACTCCCTCGCTGATGCGTTCCTTTGCCCGCGCGCTGATTAAGAACCTGGGGATGACCCTGCTCTTCCCCATCTGCGTGTTGATGGTCTTCTTCAAGAACAACCGCACCGCCTACGACGTCctaacaaaaacaattgtgGTCGAGGACAATTCCATTGCCGTGTTCCGCACCCAAGCGCAACCGCAGCGCAATAATCGCTGATCACGGCACGTAAACCAGCCAAAGTGTGTAGGAATGGCGCACTCCTATGCACTTCCTATGCACATATAAATAGACTTGTTAATGATAAATTTATATCGTTATGTactgtgctgtgctgtgctgtcgtgtgaaataaaataaaatctcaCACGAATACCTCAGGATCTGCACGATAATCAAGCCCGACCAGCAATCCCAATGATTAGTAGAACTTCCGATATTCCTGTAGAGCTACTCTTCACTGGTGCTAAGTTCGAATGACGAAGAAGTTCTGATGAAATGGTGTGCAGGCGCAACCTCGTGCAGGCGGTGATGTTTCGTTTATTGGCTCAAAGCTTTAGTTTCGTTTATTGGCTTACTTCACATTGACGTTCTTCAGGGTTTGGGCCACCACGTTGCCCTTGCCGGGAACATGGAGAGCGGCACCCTTGTAGCAGGCAACCAGGTCGCCGTTGGTCTTCAGATCCGGCGCACACGACTCGAAGATCTTCTTCTTGGGGTTGAGCTGGGCGTCCGGCTGGCGCGGATAGCCCTCGCAGTGAACCAGGTCGCCGGGAACAGCTCCGGCCGGCGGACTGAGCACTTCCACCTTTTCCGGTGTAGAGGCGCACATGACCATAGCCTCTGAGGTGACGCCGCGCATTTTGGCCGGCTTCAGGTTACACATGACCACTACCAGGCGGTTTTGCATCTCCTCCAGGGGCACGAACTTCACCAGGCCGGACACCACGGTGCGTGGAGCCGCCTCGCCGCAGTCGATCTTCTCCAGATACAAGCTGTCTGCGTCGGGATGGCGACCCACCTCCACAATCTTGCCCACGCGTAAATCCAGGCGACCGACGTCGACAGGAGCCTCCGGGGCGGCAACGGGCTTCTCGGCTGCCGGTTTCTTCTCCTTGACCTTCTTTTCCTTGGGCTCCTTGACCGGCTTAGGAGCCTGGGCAGCGGTAGCAGGTCCAGCCTCTGCCGGCGGAACTACTGGGGCCGCACTGGTGCAAAGACCCCGGGCTCCAGGCACCGGAATCTGTTTCTTGCCATTTCGTAGCTCCAGCTGCACCAGCTGGGCCAAAGCCGCCTCAACTTCCTTGGCCAGTGCAGCGTTCTCCTTGATCAGCTCCTGCTTCTGGCGCTCCACAAGTTGCTGCTGGATGCCGGAAATCTGGGGGGCAGTAGGTTATCGAGTGCTCGCAGGCGCTGGCTGGCGGGAATACTTGCCTCGGCTTCAATGGAGTTGATCAGCGCCTCGGCGCGCTCGTTGTTGCTCGCAATCTGCTGCAGATCGGCCAtggttcttttgtttttcgcgaGTTTTGCGCAATTCTGGCCGTAATTTTTACATGCGGATCCCACAGTCGTGGCAGCTCTACGCAGCATTGTAGTGCTTCTTCTTGCCACGCACAGTGGCGTCGCGCAGCGTTGGACAGGTAGTTCGTTGGCGGAGAGACGAGAGTATTTTTACCGCAGCCCTGCCAGGGTCACTCTAATCGGTGCAACGCAAAAACGGCTGGCAGTTTTGAGcgaaatttgttaaaaaataaacaataaacagtCGCTTGGGCATCGGCGTGCGGCACATGGATTACGTGTATTGCGGCACCGACCCCATCGGGGCCTCCGAAGACATACTAAGTGGGTCAAGGGGTCGCTTCGGGGCCAatgctcacccacacacacacacacacgcaaaccaGCTAAAGCTTTCTcctttgttttctgtttactTTTTGAAAAGGTGTTTATGACGCGGGATCCGCGCCGGGAAACGGGCACTTCTCGCCCAGCTTCAATGGATTCAACATCGGCACCACCGATCCGGAATATGTGGAGCTTGTGCCCGTGCTCGCCGACGGCGGAGAGCACTTCGGCGTTTCCAGCGTGGCGTTCGACGACTACGAAGAGCTGCTGTGGATGGGCAACCAGGGCGTGAGTTCCTCGTCCCGCCTGCCAGGCGTACTAATCCTAAAATCTTTGATCCTTTCCACAGGGCCACGTCACATCGTACTACACCAACTCCATGCAGAAGTACACATCCTTTCAGGTCCACGCCACCGACATTGTGCGCGACATCTCCACCCTTGACTCCGGAGTGCTGGCGCTCACGCAGACCTCGCTGCGCCATCAGATCCGTAGGGGTCTGCCCAAGTTTACCTTCAAGTAAGCCAAACGCTGGCACACAGATTCCCCGAAAGTGAGGTTTCAATTTCTTGCAGATCGAACAACATGAAGGAGATGGTGAGCATGCTGCAGCTATCACCGCACCGTCTGGTCATGGCCGGACTGCAGGACGAGCTCATTGACTTCGACCTGCGCACGCTCAAGGAAACCCGCATAGAGCATGTGGGTGCCGGCGGATGCACGGTGCTGCGCAAGAATTCACGTTATTTGTTTGCCGGCGACCAGCTGGGAACGGTGACGTTGCGCGACCTCAACAGTCTAAGTGTTCAGCACACAATCAAGACGCACACTAACATCCTCTCGGACTTCAGTGTCCAGGGAAATCTGCTAATCTCTTGCGGCTACAGCGGAAGGCAAAATAACCTGGCCATCGACCGCTTCCTGATGGTCTACGATCTGCGCATGCTGCGCCTGATCGCGCCCATTCAAGTGATGATTGATCCGCTGATGCTGAAGTTCCTGCCATCGCTGACATCCCGACTGGCCGTCGTGTCCAGCTACGGCCAGGTTCAGCTGGTGGATACTGTGGAGCTCAGCGAACCGCGAGTATCCATGTACCAGATCAACACCAACGGCAGCCAGTGCCTCAGTTTCGACATCAGCTCCTCTTCACAGGCCATGGCATTTGGCGACCAGTCGGGCCACATCAACATGATTGCCGCTGTTCAAACGCCTCAGCCGCAGTTCAATCTCTACTCGCGAAGCACAGAGTTTGCGGACGTGGTGCCACAGCTGCCGATGGTCTCCATTACGGACACCAACTTTCCGCTATCGTCGGTCATGCTGCCGCACTTGACGACGGGTACACAATGGTTCTCAGATTGGCCGGAGGAACTGCTGCGCTACCGCTACCACAGACCGAAGACCATTGATCCCGAAGTGCTGAGCAACATGAAAATGCAGGGACCGATTGGATACTCGCCAAACCCGCGCACCGCCCGCCGTAATCAAATTCCGTACGTGATTGAGCAGGGCGGCGTGGGCAGCTCGAACGGAAATGGAACTACTACGGCGACCAAGGCGGAGAACGGTGTGAAAATCATTCCACGGCGGTATCGCAAAGTCGAGCTTAAGTACACGAAGCTGGGCACCCAGGACTTTGACTTCGACCAGCATAATCAGACATGCTTCGCAGGTCTGGAGGCAACGCTACCGAACTCCTACTGCAATGCTATGCTACAGATATTGTATTTCACCGATGCGCTTCGTGTGAAGCTGCTGGAACACTCGTGCATCAAGGAGTTTTGCCTGTCCTGCGAACTGGGGTTCCTCTTTAACATGCTGGATAAGAGTACCGGTTAGTTTGCTTGTGTTACTTAACTAGCCTTAGTTTAAGTATTTATGTGTGCTCCTTTCAGCTTCTTCACCTTGCCAGGCCAGCAATTTCCTGCGATCTTTCCGCACTGTGCCAGAGGCCTCGGCACTGGGATTGATTCTCACCGATCGCTCATCGAATGTCAATCTAATATCGCTAATACAGGCAAGTAATACCATTGTTTCCtaagcatttatttaatttatgcacactCTCAGAACTGGAACCGATTCATTTTGCATCAAATGCATTACGAAATATTCGATTCCAGCAAGAACGCATCCACCTACAGCGGATCTGTGCAAACATCAACGAACGGTAACCACAGCCGAGATTTTCTTTTACAAATAAGTAAAGCTTCGATTTATTTTGCAGCGGAAAACACGGCCACGTCGGAAACAAGTGGCTCCTCGGACCTTTACGATTCCATAAGTGGTGGGTAgttaaattaatgtttaaacTAACActcatatgtacgtatatgaACAGATGAGAACACCAAGGAGGACGATCGGGAACGCAGTAAGATCAACGCAGAAACTGACATCAGTAAGATCTTTGGGACCAAGCAAATTTGTATAAACCGATGCATCAAATGCCAAGAAGAGAAGATGAAGGAAAGCATTCTACTTGCCTGCAATATGTCGTACCCCAACAACATCAAAGATAGCGATCAGTATTTCAACTTTGGCACCATTTTGAAGCGATCTCTCAGCTCCGAGAAGAGTATTCAGGCCTTCTGCGAGAGATGTAAGAAGTTTTCGCCAACCAATCAGAGCGTGAAGGTCGGGAGCCAACTTTATAGTGAACCAAACAAGAAGTTACATTTGTAATGCATCTGAATTCCAGGTGACTTCGCTTCCGCAAATTCTGTCCATTAACTGTGGCCTCAACAACGAAAAAGACATTACCTTCCTGAAGCGCCAGCTCAATCGCTGCAGCGAAAAGACGACTGTTGATGCGGCCGCTTCCCTGAGCACAAGCAAGCCGTGTCGATATGGAGCCAACTGTTCGCGAAGTGACTGCCATTTCATGCATCCGGATCGGTGAGTTGCGACGAATGGGAACTGAATCAGTCGTCTTATGCATATTATTGTACCCACTGTGCAGCAAATCTCCATCGCACACAAGCCAACCGAATGCCGTCAACAGTTCTCCTAATGGACGCCAAAAGTCTTGGTTTCCCCTCACATTTACTATGGGCATCAACGACCAAGGTGAGGTCCAGGTGCAGACTCCATCAGACGCAAGCAGTGGCAAATCGGAACAGGAGGAGGAAGCGGAAAAGCCACCAGCAAAGGGCTTGGACAACAATCGGATGTACGCGCTACATGCCGTGGTGTGCCAAGTCGACGATGGCACCCAAAAGAACTTGGTATCGTTGATAAATGTGCAGCGGCCATACCACACCATGAAACTGGCTGAATCCGCAGATGACCCCCAGAGTCAatggtatatttttaatgatttcagGTAAGTTTGATTTGTATTGCAAATGGCCCTCGACTAATATTGCGTACATTGATCAACAGCATATCGCCCGTTTCGCCACAAGAATCGGTATGGTTCACATTGGATTGGAAAGTTCCTTGCATACTCTTCTACAGGCACGTAGAGGATGACTCTGAGTCTGCTAGTACTACTAGCTCGACCGTCACGGAAAGCGAAGAAACCATTCCATCAGAGAGCAGCAGCGTCTCGCCAACAAATCTATCCAACCCTTTTCTAGAGGTTAATAGTTTAATATTGTATTGAATCTGCTTAATGCTAATCTGAATCTTAATCTTTCCAGGAAATCGTGAGTCCTATGCTTGGCAACTTAAGTGCAGACGCAACGCTGAAACCGCTGCAATCGGATGAAATGCCGCAGTCGGGTGATCTGGTCGCAATGGATGCCGAGTTCGTTACCCTTAATCCGGAGGAAAATGAGATTCGCCCGGATGGCAAAACGGCGACCATCAAGCCATGCCACATGAGTGTGGCCCGGATTTCATGTATACGAGGGTAATTCTTTAACcgaaacttaaaaatattcatatcgATAAGCACGGGTATGAATTCTTTACAGACAAGGCGCGGATGAAGGAGTTCCATTCATGGACGATTACATATCCACCCAGGAAAAGGTCGTGGACTACCTAACTCAGTTTTCAGGAATCAAGCCTGGGGACTTGGACGCCAACTTCAGCAAAAAGCGACTGACTGCCTTGAAGTACTCATACCAGAAATTGAAATACCTCGTTGACGTGGGAGTAATATTTGTCGGACATGGTCTGAAGAACGACTTCAGGTGGGATGCCCTGCTTTATAGAGAACCGACAGACCACTAAACTTTCATGTGATTGCAGGGTCATAAACATCTACGTACCGTCGGAGCAGATAATAGACACGGTGCACCTGTTCCACATGCCACATCATCGCATGGTTTCCCTGAGGTTTCTAGCCTGGCATTTTTTGGGTTTGTATATGGTTTGTCTTCGATTTGGAATTGTATCTGATTGGGGTTTCTTAATGGCAAAGGTACTAAGATTCAGTCTGAGACGCACGATTCCATCGAAGATGCACGGACCACTCTGCTGCTCTACAAGCACTATTTGAAGCTGCAGGAGGAGAAGAAGTTTGCCAACGCTCTCAAGAATCTTTACGACCGCGGAAAGCAGCTGCAGTGGAAAGTTCCAGAGGACTGATTCGTAGCCAAATCCGATGCCAATTCGACGAAACTCATAATCAACGTAATCGTCAGTACAAACGCTACACCGATCTGAAAAAATCCAGGCATTTCccaattttattatgtttCAATGCGTTGCTATTTGCTACGAAGCTTCTGGTATTTCATGTTGTATTTGTCTATCTTtataacaaaatcaaatcaaagcaTAAAAGTTGTATATCTTATCAGTGATGCTTTATtggtcgttgttgttgcgaATCTAAGTTGCTGATCAAATGCACAATCGGGCTGGTAGGCAAGAACGCGCAACAGATACGTTCAGTGATCGGGTACGAGTGCAGGTCAATCGATTCAATTCCTCTGAAATTCCCATTCGCACTCCCTTATCACCAGCGGCGTTTCGGAATTTTTGAGATGCTGTCGCTAATTTGATGAATACCTGATTTTGGACTACTGAGCACTTACTTATAAATACCACGACGAGCAAGTCAAGCCAGTTAGTTAGAGCTCAGCATTCACTCAGGGAACAACACAAAAGACAATGCATTTGTTTGGACTACTCGTGCCGATCGTTTGCGCTGTTTTGTGCGTCGGTGAGCAACCCCTTCACCATGGTCTCGCCCAACCGGCGACTAACCGGCGTTTCATTGCTCCCACAGCTGCCGATCCCCAGCGGACATACGACGGACATAATGGGCCACATGTTTTCGGAACACCCGGCAATCAAGTCTACATTCGGGGGCAGAACGATGGCGTGTACAAGGTGCCAGGAGTAGGTGGTCAGTTCCAGCACGCATCGTCGCCAGCGGAACACGTCTATACGGATGAGCAGGGGAACACCTATGTGCACAAAAAGCACGCTGGAGGACCAGGTGGCTAACACTGATGGTTCGAGGCAGGGCATACATCTTATTATGGATTCTATTTTAAGGAACAAATACTGTTAGAGGACCTGGCCTAACCGCTGGACATCCCGCCTACTCCACTATTCCGCCTGCTGCACTTCGCAATCCACAGTTTCGTGTGGAGCGACCTGGTCGCACTGTGGATGTGGGAGACGGAGGATTTGTCGTCCAAAGGGACAGGCGTAGTCCCCAGTTTCATGTGGAGCGATCTGGGCGAATGCTAGACGTCGGCTTTAAAGGATTGATAGTTGAAAGGGAAAGCCGCAGCATCCACGATGGTCGCGTCCAGGGAGAAAACTTCGTGGCTCGTGACGATCAAGCTGGAATTTGGGATGATAGTGTGTCGGTGTGGAAGCGTCCGGATGGACGAACTGTTTCAGTGGGCAGTGACGGGAGTGTTATTGTTTCTGGACATGGGCGTACGCTGCAAGTGAGTACATTGTTTAATTCATCAAGTTTCGCTTATAAatatacttataaatattttttatttgcagtaCTAACAAATAATGGGATCACTCTGTTAATTTACCGAGATTAGGTAGCTGAAATTCCAATGATATTAAATTAACAATATTcacaaaaacattaaacaatttttctttttgaacaTGTGAAAATTGCGCTAATCGCAACAGTTTTTGAATAAGAAATGACTGGCATTacttaaatacataaatatttgccaataaAAAGCCTATactttttttaacaaaacatcATTTCCTTACAGTACGAGGTATTCCCAGTCTACGACCAGGTTTCTTCTTCTCAGCGGGCACTTCGGGAACGCAAAGCTCTTCTTCGGCTGGCTCCGCTGCTTGCTTTTCCGCTTGGGCTTTTGACCTTTTCGTAGTACGACTCTCGTGGGATGGCTGCTCCTCGGGTTTTTTAGTAGCTTTAGCCACActtcttttggttttcggctccacttttttgtttcgccttAATTTTGAAGTCGTTTCAGGTTGCTCTTCCTCGacttcctcttcctcttcctcttcatcttcagcttcagcttccaGCTGCTCTGCAGCTTTGCGGCCCCTTTTTCGTTTGGGTTGTGGATCCTCTTCTTCACTGCTAGGTGCACGTCTTCTGCGCCTTTCCTTCTTCTTCTCTACGACTAAGCTTTCAtcttcctgctcctccaagTCCTCTGGGTACGTGGTGGACTGAGCGTCATCGTCTTCCTCTACATTCTCATtttcatcctcatcctcatcctgatCGTCAGCATTACTGTCTTCGGTGGAAATGTTGCGGCCATCCGAGATACTACGCTCTATAGCTGCCCTCAAATCTGTCGACTTGATATCGAAGTCGCGCATGGTCCCCAAATGGAGGTAGTCCGTAAGCCTATtcttgcttttggtttttttggaCAGTAAAATAATGTGCTTGTTAAAGTCCTCGATAACCATTATAACCTTGGGAATTAACCGAGTCTCCCTCAGAACTTTAGCACGTTCTGCTTGAACCTTTCGCTTTTTTGTATGCTGCTGCGCTTCCTCATCCAGGGTATTAGCTTCTATGTAAGTGATGAGCTCGTAAACATTCGCAGGAAGTTGCTTGCCAACTCCACGTAGCAGAAGTTCAAATCTGTTGAAGAATAAAATGCAGATTAGATATCCATTAAATTTCGACTAGATGGACTCACTTGGTGCTTCGAATGTTCTCCATGGACGTATCTGATGTGTAGCTCGATATGTAGTGCTTGGTCAGGCTTTTCAAACAAGTGTAGTGCTGAATCAACAACTTCATAAGACCGTCCATCAAAGAACCAAGAGGAATGCAAACGTTTGTAAGCACCAGCAAAGTGCGAGATATATGGATTATTTGTGTGCAAATGGAACGATCCATGGAATCTAGGTTGCCTCGCCAATATATCTGGTCAATTTCAGGAACCACTTGGCATTTGTAGTTTAGATTGTTGGCTTTGGTCACAAAGTAGTCCACATCGTTTAACTGCTTTTGTACGGCAGCATACAGATGCTGTAGGCAACTCTCGACGGTCACTGTACTTATGGACTTCAGACTTAGCTCCACAGAGTCTGAGGGCACGTCTTCATTTTGTACGCCCAGTACGTGACCCAATTGCCTGGCAACACTGTCGAAGAAGGGACCCAAGTGCGTCTTTTGCCGCTGAACGAATAGCATTCTGTGCACCAGACCCATTTCACTATTGAGAATCTCGTTTTTGCTGCAAAAATTTAGCAGCCAAGTGTACGATTCGGTTGCAGCACGATCCTGGTAGTCAATGTGATCCAAAAGAATTTCCAGCGACTCCAAGAGGTAAACAGGCAATTTGGAAACGAACTCATTTTTACAAATCGAATCATCAGTGCCGTACTCCATCATAAAGTCGTCTAAAACATCCTGAACTGTGTAAACCACTTCCTTGTTTCTGCTTCCCTTTATAGATGCCATATCTGAAAGTTTTACCATAGTTTAGATTATCCTCATATGCTTTACATGACTTGACTTACCAAATGACTTGACAAAATCTTCGAACTTCTTTGAGTACGTTTCATGAGCTGTTTTTAGGCATTCCGAAAAACACTGAGTGGCTAGGGCGGCGCTCTGCATGTCGAAATTTTTCCACAGCTCCGGCAAGCGTTGAATGCAGCGCTCGTAAATGACCTTTGTAATGTCCGTCAATTGCTTAAAGGTGCGCTTACTGTAGGCCAACTGCTTATAATCGGGCTCCAGGCGTATAGACTCCACTCTGCTGGCCGTTACGGACAAAACATACCGGACGAGGGGCTCATTGGAGCGCAAGAGAACTGTTTTTTCTGGAGCAGCAAAGGCTACGACGTCactaaattgaaaattgaaaacagtTTTAAGAAGTAGAAAGGATTAACGTCAAGGTTACTAACTCAAGCAGGAGATGCAGCAGCATATCCAATATGGCCAAGTCCCAAATATTATCAGGCTGTGTGCACATGGTCTTTACCGGGACGCCGTTCATGGTCAAATTGCACGTTGATGCGCTATTATTCTTGGCCGTTTGCTTCAAATGTTTATAGGCTTTCTTGGATGCATCGGATAATGCTTTAAGACTCTCCAAAAGCTTGCAATGCTGATTAAAAAGAGGCAATATTTGACAAACAGCATTGTTTTGTGGCTTGGATTTGAGCAATAAGTGGCAAATTATTCCTTCAATAATATTAAGTTGCTGCAGAACGAGGGCGCATTTTAGATGTGTGGCTGGCGGCGTCTGAAATAAGTTGGCAttagtttattgaaatttaaaggTAATAATCGTGCTTACTATCTCTTCCAGGGGCAATCTGTTCGCCACCATACGGTCCACACAGAAACTCAGGAGCCGATTCATCTCACGAGTATCGTAGCCCGATGGAGCTCGATCGAAAATAGCCAAGCAGTTGGCCACAAACTGAATCAACTTGCCCAGGTTGTCTTTCAGCTGAATCTCCATGTGTTGATCGTCGCTAGAGCTAACCAATTGATCGTAGCGAATGCGGAATACTGTGTCTAAATCGTCACCAGCATCCTCTGCAGATGGGGTGTCGAAGAAGCTGCGAAAGTGCCAGTCAATAACTTGCAGCACATGGGGCACTAGTTTAGCATTCAGCTCCACTGCTCTCTGAAGATCTGTATGAAATGCATTGTTAGAAGTTGtataatttgatttcgtttgaCTTACTCTCATACAGGGAGCATCGTATATCGAATTGTTGCTGCAAGCAGTTTCGCAACATTCCAATAATTTCCAACGTGAGCATGTCGAAGTTTCTTTGAGGATTACTACGACTCCCCAGTGTGTTCTGGGTCATTATGGAGTAGCCAGAGATGCTGTGTTGAGTGCAGAAGCTGGTGGCACTTGAGGTCTGGCGCACAGCATTGCTG
This window contains:
- the LOC6733623 gene encoding Fanconi anemia group I protein — its product is MARESILTWMRSLGEKGRFDELELLIQNTPIEKLKETLKSTMTRSEGITYWNYLLRGFNPDSKDALAKRFECVRSFMDGLSSTELSYKQTFDLITRLSQDLATFPSEQLAWIVEHCMDGIRQGDAKCVGWKDLLPDALSLLLARPRFLLNGISIDGTEFRDTTVRSIATMQWPASILTPIADMFKTINLSSGEIVTVLNKFSGALQELSPMELPALCFQLFSVCSTASQLIIPLLALEKYFHRNYYKRLFSDMCSNSTNLDSIDLFSDKELREAEETILHHLNYCTMYKLTEKHLAIMLRNFLHMPDVILTPFMLSAIISMTSINRDPESARISHSILLPFLRNVIKNNEEERTLADYSVWYRDTLQRKQVDLQQVFMVLIDQNKDGKDVITPGLVHLVFYLLKSQSPKMHALAITFLTKFIRKRFIFGQGIIKLISEWMIVYQDQNQFSECLTLLSVADTYTVSECIKPIQSVLEHMQWLSGEQSMRMMNFILPLLKISNRVRDALIDVLCKAMSSSGIQKRRMAIYGFCMILKQLNNSNAVRQTSSATSFCTQHSISGYSIMTQNTLGSRSNPQRNFDMLTLEIIGMLRNCLQQQFDIRCSLYENLQRAVELNAKLVPHVLQVIDWHFRSFFDTPSAEDAGDDLDTVFRIRYDQLVSSSDDQHMEIQLKDNLGKLIQFVANCLAIFDRAPSGYDTREMNRLLSFCVDRMVANRLPLEEITPPATHLKCALVLQQLNIIEGIICHLLLKSKPQNNAVCQILPLFNQHCKLLESLKALSDASKKAYKHLKQTAKNNSASTCNLTMNGVPVKTMCTQPDNIWDLAILDMLLHLLLDDVVAFAAPEKTVLLRSNEPLVRYVLSVTASRVESIRLEPDYKQLAYSKRTFKQLTDITKVIYERCIQRLPELWKNFDMQSAALATQCFSECLKTAHETYSKKFEDFVKSFDMASIKGSRNKEVVYTVQDVLDDFMMEYGTDDSICKNEFVSKLPVYLLESLEILLDHIDYQDRAATESYTWLLNFCSKNEILNSEMGLVHRMLFVQRQKTHLGPFFDSVARQLGHVLGVQNEDVPSDSVELSLKSISTVTVESCLQHLYAAVQKQLNDVDYFVTKANNLNYKCQVVPEIDQIYWRGNLDSMDRSICTQIIHISRTLLVLTNVCIPLGSLMDGLMKLLIQHYTCLKSLTKHYISSYTSDTSMENIRSTKFELLLRGVGKQLPANVYELITYIEANTLDEEAQQHTKKRKVQAERAKVLRETRLIPKVIMVIEDFNKHIILLSKKTKSKNRLTDYLHLGTMRDFDIKSTDLRAAIERSISDGRNISTEDSNADDQDEDEDENENVEEDDDAQSTTYPEDLEEQEDESLVVEKKKERRRRRAPSSEEEDPQPKRKRGRKAAEQLEAEAEDEEEEEEEVEEEQPETTSKLRRNKKVEPKTKRSVAKATKKPEEQPSHESRTTKRSKAQAEKQAAEPAEEELCVPEVPAEKKKPGRRLGIPRTVRK